From the genome of Nocardia sp. NBC_01503, one region includes:
- a CDS encoding PspA/IM30 family protein, with protein sequence MSITRRIALLFHVKANKLLDRTENPREVLDYSYRRQLEMLAQVRRGLADVATSRKRIELQENQLRQSAERLQGQATDAVGQGRDDLAREALTRRAAALAQLDQLRPQHDELAAQEAKLTTASQRLQAKVEAFRTRKETIKATYTAAEAQSKISEAVTGISEEMGDVGLAIQRAEDKTAQMSSRSQALDELIASGALEDATAPIGQRDDIQAALDAGRDSSVDAELAQLKSKLAPAIEAPARKGPQS encoded by the coding sequence GTGAGTATCACACGACGTATCGCCCTGCTATTTCATGTGAAGGCAAACAAGCTGCTCGACCGCACTGAGAATCCACGCGAGGTCCTCGACTATTCGTATCGGCGTCAGCTCGAAATGCTCGCCCAGGTGCGACGCGGACTAGCCGATGTGGCCACCAGTCGTAAGCGAATCGAGTTGCAGGAGAATCAACTTCGGCAGTCCGCCGAACGACTGCAGGGCCAGGCCACCGATGCGGTGGGACAGGGGCGCGACGATCTGGCCCGCGAGGCGTTGACCCGGCGTGCCGCCGCGCTCGCCCAGCTCGACCAATTGCGGCCGCAGCACGACGAACTCGCCGCCCAGGAAGCCAAACTCACTACCGCCTCGCAGCGCCTGCAGGCGAAGGTGGAGGCGTTTCGCACTCGCAAGGAGACCATCAAGGCCACCTACACCGCCGCGGAGGCGCAGAGCAAGATCAGTGAGGCCGTGACGGGAATCTCCGAGGAGATGGGCGATGTCGGGCTGGCGATCCAGCGCGCGGAAGATAAGACCGCCCAGATGAGTTCGCGTTCCCAGGCTCTCGACGAGCTGATCGCCTCCGGTGCGCTCGAGGACGCGACCGCGCCCATCGGCCAGCGCGACGACATCCAGGCCGCGCTCGACGCCGGTCGAGACAGCAGCGTGGACGCTGAACTGGCGCAACTGAAAAGCAAGCTCGCCCCTGCGATCGAGGCACCCGCGCGGAAGGGGCCGCAGTCATGA
- the pspAA gene encoding PspA-associated protein PspAA, producing MIIRILGEGQYAVDEADIDKLNRLDGLLLEAADDSDDEGFAEILGQLREAVRDNGRPLADEDLVASDLVLPSADTDLVEVQAMLGDDGLIPG from the coding sequence ATGATCATCCGAATTCTCGGCGAAGGCCAATATGCCGTGGACGAGGCCGATATCGACAAGCTCAACCGGCTCGACGGACTGCTGCTGGAAGCGGCCGATGACAGTGACGACGAGGGTTTCGCGGAAATCCTCGGCCAGCTGCGCGAGGCCGTCCGCGACAACGGCCGCCCGCTCGCCGACGAGGATCTCGTCGCCTCCGATCTCGTATTGCCCTCGGCCGATACAGATCTCGTGGAAGTACAGGCAATGCTAGGCGACGACGGATTGATCCCGGGGTAG